A region of Gracilinanus agilis isolate LMUSP501 chromosome 3, AgileGrace, whole genome shotgun sequence DNA encodes the following proteins:
- the SCNN1D gene encoding amiloride-sensitive sodium channel subunit delta, protein METSGEPQKEEKLIELFDSFRDLFNFFCSNTTIHGSVRLVCSSRNRLKTAFWSLLFLATFGMLYWQFGLLFDDYWKYSVIMTVSVHSEPKMFPSITLCDTNPHRSPLVEQYLENLDEFAQENIYSLYKLNITRRQAGGQGGPAASPNSGSPFRLDRRIYLEELNEGNVHKVGFRLCNSTGGDCFYRSHSSGVAAIQEWYQFHFINILALLPHHNETSHTDHDGHFIFTCCYNGEACQKQDYETFHHPVYGSCYTFNSRGMNDFWKANRPGLTHGISLILKAEQNNHLPLLTTEAGVKVMIHAQNQVPFLEHQGFSIRPGTETTIGVREDEVHRLGGQYGHCTKDGQDVDVQLLYNSAYSMQACLYSCFQELMVQTCGCGYYFYPLPKGAQYCNYNRHPAWGHCFYKLYQDLESHRLPCFSRCPKPCWESLYQLSAGVAKWPSAKSEDWILTTLGKKDASRTKRNSIAKVHIFYQHLNYRSVDETPTYSVTQLLSSMGSLWSLWFGSSVLSVMEMLELLLDAAALTFVLGYRRFLEPRQRSVEAPERAEDGARALSVQQDLSRLPWKMEAAAGSYLSGRGPQQAPPVGIALQGRFQEPWKPGPKT, encoded by the exons ATGGAGACCTCTGGGGAGCCGCAGAAGGAGGAGAAGCTCATCGAGCTCTTCGACTCCTTCAGGgacttgttcaacttcttttgcTCCAACACCACCATCCACGGCTCAGTGCGGCTCGTCTGCTCCAGCCGCAACCGGCTGAAGACGGCCTTCTGGAGCCTGCTCTTCCTGGCCACCTTCGGCATGCTCTACTGGCAGTTCGGGCTCCTCTTCGACGACTACTGGAAGTACTCCGTCATCATGACGGTGTCCGTCCACTCGGAGCCCAAGATGTTCCCGTCCATTACGCTCTGTGACACGAACCCTCACAG GTCCCCGCTTGTGGAACAGTACCTGGAGAACTTGGATGAATTTGCCCAGGAGAACATCTATTCCTTATACAAGTTAAATATCACTAGAAGACAAGCAGGGGGTCAAGGCGGTCCAGCTGCCAGCCCCAACTCTGGCTCGCCTTTTCGCCTCGACCGAAGGATCTATCTGGAGGAGCTGAACGAGGGGAACGTTCACAAAGTGGGGTTCAGGCTG TGTAACAGCACGGGCGGGGACTGCTTCTACCGCAGCCACTCCTCGGGGGTAGCCGCCATCCAAGAGTGGTACCAGTTCCATTTCATCAACATCCTGGCCCTGCTGCCCCACCACAACGAGACGTCCCACACAGACCACGATGGCCACTTCATCTTCACCTGCTGCTACAATGGCGAGGCCTGTCAGAAGCA AGACTATGAGACCTTCCATCATCCTGTCTATGGGAGCTGCTACACCTTCAATAGCCGAGGAATGAATGACTTCTGGAAGGCCAACCGGCCTGGGCTCACTCATG GAATCAGCCTCATTCTCAAGGCCGAGCAGAACAATCACCTCCCACTGCTGACCACCGAGGCGGGGGTCAAGGTCATGATCCATGCCCAGAACCAGGTGCCTTTCCTGGAGCACCAGGGCTTCAGCATTCGCCCCGGCACCGAGACCACGATCGGAGTGAGGGAG GACGAGGTGCACCGGCTAGGGGGGCAGTACGGCCATTGCACAAAGGATGGCCAGGACGTGGATGTCCAGCTTCTCTACAACAGTGCCTATTCCATGCAG GCGTGTTTGTACTCCTGCTTCCAGGAACTGATGGTCCAGACCTGTGGCTGCGGTTACTACTTCTACCCCCTCCCAAAGGGGGCCCAGTATTGCAACTACAATCGGCATCCAGCCTGGG GTCACTGCTTCTACAAACTGTACCAGGACCTGGAGTCACACCGGCTCCCCTGCTTCAGCCGCTGCCCCAAGCCCTGCTG GGAATCTTTGTACCAGCTCTCAGCCGGGGTCGCCAAATGGCCATCAGCAAAGTCAGAG GACTGGATCCTGACCACCCTGGGCAAGAAGGACGCTTCGAGGACTAAGAG GAACAGCATCGCCAAGGTCCACATTTTCTACCAGCACCTCAATTACCGCTCCGTGGACGAGACTCCGACGTACTCG GTCACCCAGCTCCTGTCCAGCATGGGCAGCCTGTGGAGCCTGTGGTTTGGGTCCTCGGTGCTCTCCGTCATGGAGATGCTGGAGCTCCTCCTGGACGCGGCGGCCCTCACCTTCGTCCTGGGCTACCGCCGGTTCTTGGAACCGAGGCAAAGGAGCGTGGAGGCTCCGGAGCGGGCCGAAGATGGAGCGAGGGCCCTGTCCGTCCAGCAGGACCTCTCTCGGCTGCCCTGGAAGATGGAGGCGGCCGCAGGAAGCTACCTTTCGGGAAGGGGCCCACAGCAGGCACCTCCTGTTGGCATCGCGCTCCAGGGGCGATTCCAAGAGCCCTGGAAGCCAGGGCCGAAGACCTAG
- the LOC123240920 gene encoding phospholipase A2 homolog otoconin-22-like, with product MVPTLLRLLALALALSQGSCTEAQLDELIRLHTFTHGLANFSSYGCHCGPGTQGAPMDKIDKCCHSHDCCYNKAQVFGCTPGSHTYRYFNLGTKVKCVKTRDRCEKMACECDNKMAKCFRKYLPMYNPRLQSFPEAPCYGPRPFC from the exons ATGGTTCCCACTTTGCTTCGCCTGCTGGCCTTGGCCTTGG cATTGTCCCAAGGGAGCTGCACGGAAGCCCAGCTGGATGAATTGATCAGATTGCACACATTCACCCACGGGCTGGCCAACTTCAGCAGCTATGGCTGTCATTGTGGTCCTGGCACTCAGGGTGCCCCCATGGACAAGATCGACAA GTGCTGTCACAGTCATGACTGCTGTTACAATAAGGCCCAAGTGTTTGGCTGCACCCCTGGCTCTCACACCTACAGATACTTTAACCTGGGGACCAAGGTGAAGTGTG TGAAGACTCGGGATCGGTGTGAGAAGATGGCGTGTGAGTGCGATAACAAGATGGCCAAGTGTTTCCGAAAATACCTGCCCATGTACAACCCTCGGCTCCAGAGCTTCCCAGAAGCCCCCTGCTATGGTCCCCGGCCATTCTGCTGA